The Cytobacillus firmus genome segment CTACAGTTCATGTAGCAGAAGGGCTGGATGTAAATATCAGGCTTGTGGACTGTGTGGGATATACAGTACCGGGAGCGAAGGGCTATGAAGACGAAAACGGCCCGAGAATGATCAATACACCATGGTATGAAGAGCCAATTCCTTTTCACGAAGCTGCTGAAATAGGAACAAGAAAGGTGATTCAGGAGCATTCCACAATCGGAGTGGTGATTACAACAGACGGAACCATCGGGGAGATACCGCGTGCAAACTATATTGAGGCAGAAGAAAGAGTTATTGATGAGTTAAAGGAAGTTGGCAAGCCGTTTATCATGATCATTAACAGCGTCCAGCCTCACCACCCAAATACGGATGCCCTTAGAAATGATCTTGCCGAAAAATATGATATCCCTGTCCTGGCCATGAGCGTAGAGGGCATGAGAGAATCGGATGTATTAAATGTTATGCGAGAAGCTCTTTATGAGTTCCCGGTACTGGAAGTGAATGTAAATCTTCCAAGCTGGGTTATGGTGCTGCATGAAGATCACTGGCTTCGTGAAAGCTATCAGGAAGCAGTTAAAGAAACGGTTAAGGATATTAAGAGGCTAAGAGATGTTGACCGTGTGGTCCATCAATTCAGCGACTTTGAATTCATTGACCGGGCAGGCCTTGCAGGAATTGAAATGGGGCAGGGAGTAGCCGAAATTGACTTATATGCGCCGGACGATCTTTATGATGAGGTCCTTAAAGAGATAGTGGGTGTTGAAATCCGCGGAAAAGACCACTTGCTCGAGCTGATGCAGGAATTTGCCCATGCAAAAGCTGAGTATGATCAAATTTCCGATGCGCTGAGAATGGTGAAGCAAACCGGCTACGGCATCGCTGCTCCTTCACTGGCTGATATGAGTCTCGATGAACCGGAAATTACACGCCATGGATCACGCTTTGGTGTAAGGCTAAAGGCTGTTGCTCCATCCATTCATATGATAAAAGTTGATGTGGAATCTGAGTTCTCTCCTATCATCGGAACAGAGAAGCAAAGCGAAGAACTCGTCCGCTACCTGATGCAGGACTTTGAAGATGATCCACTTTCAATCTGGAACTCCGACATCTTTGGACGCAGCCTCAGCTCCATCGTAAGAGAAGGAATTCAGGCAAAATTGTCCCTGATGCCTGAAAACGCAAGATATAAACTCAAAGAGACATTAGAAAGAATCATCAACGAAGGCTCGGGCGGATTAATTGCGATAATTCTTTAATGAAGGCTCCTTTTGGAGTCTTTTTTTGCGGTGGAATGAGTCGGGATCCGGGCCAACTTCGGACACAGGAGGAGAAAATCCAGTGTTCTAAGTCCGAACCCAGAGCACCTTAAAGGAACTGGCAACCCTTGCAATTTGAAATAATATGTTTCAACCCGTATGATAAGGGTAATTAAACGAGGTCAGCGTATTACAAATATGTTGCAAATAAGAAAA includes the following:
- the spoIVA gene encoding stage IV sporulation protein A; this translates as MEKVDIFKDIAERTGGDIYFGVVGAVRTGKSTFIKKFMELVVLPNMENEAERARTQDELPQSAAGKTIMTTEPKFVPNQAATVHVAEGLDVNIRLVDCVGYTVPGAKGYEDENGPRMINTPWYEEPIPFHEAAEIGTRKVIQEHSTIGVVITTDGTIGEIPRANYIEAEERVIDELKEVGKPFIMIINSVQPHHPNTDALRNDLAEKYDIPVLAMSVEGMRESDVLNVMREALYEFPVLEVNVNLPSWVMVLHEDHWLRESYQEAVKETVKDIKRLRDVDRVVHQFSDFEFIDRAGLAGIEMGQGVAEIDLYAPDDLYDEVLKEIVGVEIRGKDHLLELMQEFAHAKAEYDQISDALRMVKQTGYGIAAPSLADMSLDEPEITRHGSRFGVRLKAVAPSIHMIKVDVESEFSPIIGTEKQSEELVRYLMQDFEDDPLSIWNSDIFGRSLSSIVREGIQAKLSLMPENARYKLKETLERIINEGSGGLIAIIL